The proteins below are encoded in one region of Podarcis raffonei isolate rPodRaf1 chromosome 8, rPodRaf1.pri, whole genome shotgun sequence:
- the HP1BP3 gene encoding heterochromatin protein 1-binding protein 3 isoform X1, with protein sequence MATDLSEADPAHRKALPLLTGAPPDKLSETAEDATMPIRRAVNSSARETPPKSKPAEGEEAKPDPDVSSEESASTVEEQENETPPAAPNEAEPPKEPEVEEKEGEAKPAEEAKKEEKDQVKEEKKKVKKTIPAWATLSASQLARAQKQTHMAASSRPKMDAILIEAIKACYQKGGASVVAIRKYIIHKYPSLELERRGYLLKQALKRELERGVIRQVKGKGASGSFVVAPNSGKTAPKSRDRKRSSSSASGPEQQVKLEDILPLAFTRLCEPKEASYSLIKKYVSQYYPKLKVDIRPQLLKNALQRAVEKGQLEQITGKGASGTFQLKKSGEKPLLGGSLMEDAILSAIAAMNEPKTCSTTALKKYVLENHPGSNSSFQVHLLKRTLQKCEKYGWMEQISGKGFSGTFQLCFPYYPSPGVLFPEKQKEEESEEDEEEESEEEEESEEESEEEEPPPRKRMQKRPPPKARNRAPPLAKRREAKPKPRKAPVARRGKAKAPPPKVKAPKAKKAKPAAPPRPALKTLSAPKKPSSAASARKDLKPSAKKSKTTMRKSLRARK encoded by the exons ATGGCGACTGATCTGTCCGAAGCTGATCCCGCACACCGTAAGGCGCTTCCACTGTTAACGGGAGCCCCCCCGGACAAGTTGAGTGAG ACGGCTGAAGACGCCACCATGCCCATCCGCCGGGCCGTGAATTCTTCTGCTCGGGAAACTCCTCCCAAAAGCAAACCTGCTGAAGGGGAGGAGGCCAAGCCAG ATCCTGATGTCAGCTCAGAGGAATCCGCTTCGACTGTAGAGGAGCAAGAGAATGAAACTCCACCAGCCGCACCCAATGAGGCAGAGCCACCCAAGGAGCCCGAagtggaggaaaaggaaggagaggcaAAGCCTGCCGAGGAAGCCAAAAAGGA GGAGAAGGATCAAGtcaaagaggagaagaagaaagtcaAGAAGACCATCCCTGCCTGGGCCACCCTCTCTGCCAGCCAGCTAGCCAGAGCACAGAAGCAGACGCATATGGCAGCTTCTTCTCGCCCCAAGATGGATGCCATTTTGATTGAGGCAATCAAG GCATGCTATCAGAAAGGCGGGGCATCAGTTGTGGCCATCCGGAAGTACATCATCCATAAGTACCCTTCACtggagctggagaggaggggctACCTCCTCAAGCAGGCCCTCAAGAGGGAGCTAGAGCGAGGGGTCATTCGGCAG gtgAAAGGAAAAGGAGCCTCTGGGAGCTTTGTGGTGGCCCCGAACTCAGGGAAAACGGCCCCCAAATCCAGGGACCGGAAG CGGAGCTCTTCTTCGGCGTCCGGCCCAGAGCAGCAAGTGAAGCTGGAAGACATCCTCCCGCTGGCCTTTACACGCCTCTGCGAGCCGAAGGAGGCATCCTACAGCTTGATCAAGAAATATGTCTCCCAGTATTACCCGAAGCTGAAGGTGGAcatcag ACCCCAGTTGCTGAAGAATGCTTTGCAGAGAGCAGTGGAGAAGGGCCAGTTGGAGCAGATCACAGGCAAAGGAGCTTCTGGAACTTTCCAG CTGAAGAAATCTGGGGAGAAACCCCTTCTGGGTGGGAGCCTGATGGAAGATGCCATCCTCTCCGCCATTGCGGCCATGAATGAGCCCAAGACCTGCTCCACCACTGCTCTGAAGAAATATGTCCTGGAGAATCACCCAGGGTCAAACTCCAGCTTCCAAG tcCACCTACTGAAGAGGACCCTGCAGAAGTGTGAGAAGTACGGCTGGATGGAGCAGATTTCCGGGAAGGGCTTCAGTGGCACCTTCCAGCTGTGTTTCCCCTACTATCCCAG CCCCGGTGTCCTGTTTCCAGAGAAACAGAAAGAGGAAGAgtcagaggaggatgaagaggaagagtcagaggaagaggaggagtcagaGGAGGAGTCAGAGGAGGAAGAGCCCCCTCCAAGGAAAAG GATGCAGAAGCGGCCCCCGCCGAAGGCCCGGAATAGGGCCCCCCCACTGGCAAAGCGGCGGGAGGCCAAGCCCAAGCCCCGCAAAGCCCCCGTGGCCCGCCGTGGGAAGGCCAAAGCCCCCCCTCCCAAGGTCAAGGCCCCCAAGGCCAAGAAAGCCAAGCCAGCTGCCCCGCCCCGCCCGGCCCTCAAGACTCTCTCTGCCCCCAAGAAGCCCTCCTCAGCCGCCAGCGCGAGGAAGGACCTGAAGCCCTCGGCCAAGAAGAGCAAGACCACCATGCGCAAGTCCCTGAGAGCCAGAAAGTAA
- the HP1BP3 gene encoding heterochromatin protein 1-binding protein 3 isoform X2 translates to MPIRRAVNSSARETPPKSKPAEGEEAKPDPDVSSEESASTVEEQENETPPAAPNEAEPPKEPEVEEKEGEAKPAEEAKKEEKDQVKEEKKKVKKTIPAWATLSASQLARAQKQTHMAASSRPKMDAILIEAIKACYQKGGASVVAIRKYIIHKYPSLELERRGYLLKQALKRELERGVIRQVKGKGASGSFVVAPNSGKTAPKSRDRKRSSSSASGPEQQVKLEDILPLAFTRLCEPKEASYSLIKKYVSQYYPKLKVDIRPQLLKNALQRAVEKGQLEQITGKGASGTFQLKKSGEKPLLGGSLMEDAILSAIAAMNEPKTCSTTALKKYVLENHPGSNSSFQVHLLKRTLQKCEKYGWMEQISGKGFSGTFQLCFPYYPSPGVLFPEKQKEEESEEDEEEESEEEEESEEESEEEEPPPRKRMQKRPPPKARNRAPPLAKRREAKPKPRKAPVARRGKAKAPPPKVKAPKAKKAKPAAPPRPALKTLSAPKKPSSAASARKDLKPSAKKSKTTMRKSLRARK, encoded by the exons ATGCCCATCCGCCGGGCCGTGAATTCTTCTGCTCGGGAAACTCCTCCCAAAAGCAAACCTGCTGAAGGGGAGGAGGCCAAGCCAG ATCCTGATGTCAGCTCAGAGGAATCCGCTTCGACTGTAGAGGAGCAAGAGAATGAAACTCCACCAGCCGCACCCAATGAGGCAGAGCCACCCAAGGAGCCCGAagtggaggaaaaggaaggagaggcaAAGCCTGCCGAGGAAGCCAAAAAGGA GGAGAAGGATCAAGtcaaagaggagaagaagaaagtcaAGAAGACCATCCCTGCCTGGGCCACCCTCTCTGCCAGCCAGCTAGCCAGAGCACAGAAGCAGACGCATATGGCAGCTTCTTCTCGCCCCAAGATGGATGCCATTTTGATTGAGGCAATCAAG GCATGCTATCAGAAAGGCGGGGCATCAGTTGTGGCCATCCGGAAGTACATCATCCATAAGTACCCTTCACtggagctggagaggaggggctACCTCCTCAAGCAGGCCCTCAAGAGGGAGCTAGAGCGAGGGGTCATTCGGCAG gtgAAAGGAAAAGGAGCCTCTGGGAGCTTTGTGGTGGCCCCGAACTCAGGGAAAACGGCCCCCAAATCCAGGGACCGGAAG CGGAGCTCTTCTTCGGCGTCCGGCCCAGAGCAGCAAGTGAAGCTGGAAGACATCCTCCCGCTGGCCTTTACACGCCTCTGCGAGCCGAAGGAGGCATCCTACAGCTTGATCAAGAAATATGTCTCCCAGTATTACCCGAAGCTGAAGGTGGAcatcag ACCCCAGTTGCTGAAGAATGCTTTGCAGAGAGCAGTGGAGAAGGGCCAGTTGGAGCAGATCACAGGCAAAGGAGCTTCTGGAACTTTCCAG CTGAAGAAATCTGGGGAGAAACCCCTTCTGGGTGGGAGCCTGATGGAAGATGCCATCCTCTCCGCCATTGCGGCCATGAATGAGCCCAAGACCTGCTCCACCACTGCTCTGAAGAAATATGTCCTGGAGAATCACCCAGGGTCAAACTCCAGCTTCCAAG tcCACCTACTGAAGAGGACCCTGCAGAAGTGTGAGAAGTACGGCTGGATGGAGCAGATTTCCGGGAAGGGCTTCAGTGGCACCTTCCAGCTGTGTTTCCCCTACTATCCCAG CCCCGGTGTCCTGTTTCCAGAGAAACAGAAAGAGGAAGAgtcagaggaggatgaagaggaagagtcagaggaagaggaggagtcagaGGAGGAGTCAGAGGAGGAAGAGCCCCCTCCAAGGAAAAG GATGCAGAAGCGGCCCCCGCCGAAGGCCCGGAATAGGGCCCCCCCACTGGCAAAGCGGCGGGAGGCCAAGCCCAAGCCCCGCAAAGCCCCCGTGGCCCGCCGTGGGAAGGCCAAAGCCCCCCCTCCCAAGGTCAAGGCCCCCAAGGCCAAGAAAGCCAAGCCAGCTGCCCCGCCCCGCCCGGCCCTCAAGACTCTCTCTGCCCCCAAGAAGCCCTCCTCAGCCGCCAGCGCGAGGAAGGACCTGAAGCCCTCGGCCAAGAAGAGCAAGACCACCATGCGCAAGTCCCTGAGAGCCAGAAAGTAA